A region from the uncultured Holophaga sp. genome encodes:
- a CDS encoding aminoacyl-histidine dipeptidase produces MESMEPKVLWNYFLELSRIPRGSKQEQAAAQWVADQATALGCEVLRDPIGNVIIRKPATPGREDRPGICLQAHVDMVCEKNEDTVHNFACDPIPVYRDGDLLKARGTTLGADNGIGVATALAALAAKDIPHGPLEVLVTIDEETGMTGAENVQPGMLKAKYLLNLDSEEEGFLTIGCAGGIDTIATRKASWEPPQSGAKGYRLKVSGLKGGHSGIDINGHRGNAIRFLARALHALSHHFELGLAHLQGGNKRNAIPREAWALVTLDPVKEAEVQAMVESLQRESRLAIGAFDPGLTFTLEPAELPTLVMSTEDAKAVINTLFTMLHGVVAMSPDIPDLVQTSTNLGVLETKEGAVTFYMLHRSSIDSSKMTVVERVSAHCELGGFEAKHVGGYPGWKPEPGSDLVKLVKEVHKAQTGQDMKVVAIHAGLECGIIGEKYEGMQMASIGPDMWDVHTPDEKVSIPSVGRFWDLLKAILAAV; encoded by the coding sequence ATGGAGAGCATGGAACCCAAGGTCCTGTGGAACTACTTCCTGGAGCTCTCCCGGATACCCCGGGGCTCCAAGCAGGAGCAGGCAGCGGCCCAGTGGGTGGCCGACCAGGCCACGGCCCTTGGCTGCGAGGTGCTGCGGGACCCCATCGGCAACGTGATCATCCGCAAACCCGCGACCCCCGGGCGGGAGGACCGCCCCGGCATCTGCCTCCAGGCCCATGTCGACATGGTCTGCGAGAAGAACGAGGACACGGTCCACAACTTCGCCTGCGACCCCATCCCGGTCTACCGGGACGGCGACCTCCTCAAGGCCCGGGGGACCACCCTCGGCGCTGACAACGGCATCGGCGTCGCCACCGCCCTGGCGGCCCTGGCCGCCAAGGACATCCCCCACGGCCCCCTGGAGGTCCTGGTGACCATTGATGAGGAGACGGGCATGACCGGGGCGGAGAACGTCCAGCCCGGCATGCTCAAGGCCAAGTATCTCCTCAACCTGGACAGCGAGGAGGAGGGTTTCCTCACCATCGGCTGCGCCGGGGGCATCGACACCATCGCCACCCGCAAGGCCTCCTGGGAGCCCCCCCAGAGCGGAGCCAAGGGTTACCGCCTCAAGGTCTCGGGCCTCAAGGGCGGCCACAGCGGCATCGACATCAACGGCCACCGGGGCAATGCCATCCGCTTCCTGGCCCGCGCCCTCCATGCCCTCTCCCACCACTTCGAACTGGGTCTCGCCCACCTCCAGGGGGGCAACAAGCGCAACGCCATCCCCCGCGAAGCCTGGGCCCTCGTCACTCTGGATCCAGTCAAGGAGGCTGAGGTCCAGGCGATGGTCGAAAGCCTCCAGCGCGAGAGCCGTCTGGCCATCGGTGCCTTCGATCCCGGCCTGACCTTCACCCTTGAGCCCGCCGAGCTCCCCACCTTGGTCATGTCTACGGAGGACGCCAAGGCGGTGATCAACACCCTCTTCACCATGCTGCACGGCGTGGTGGCCATGAGCCCCGACATCCCCGACCTGGTGCAGACCTCCACCAACCTGGGCGTACTGGAGACCAAGGAGGGCGCGGTGACCTTCTACATGCTCCACCGCTCCTCCATCGACAGCTCCAAGATGACCGTGGTGGAAAGAGTCTCGGCCCACTGCGAGCTGGGAGGTTTCGAGGCGAAGCACGTGGGCGGCTACCCAGGGTGGAAGCCTGAGCCCGGCAGCGACCTGGTGAAACTGGTGAAGGAGGTCCACAAGGCCCAGACCGGCCAGGACATGAAGGTCGTCGCCATCCACGCCGGCCTGGAGTGCGGCATCATCGGCGAGAAGTACGAGGGCATGCAGATGGCCTCCATCGGCCCTGACATGTGGGATGTCCACACCCCCGATGAGAAGGTGAGCATCCCCTCCGTGGGCCGCTTCTGGGACCTGCTGAAGGCCATTCTGGCCGCGGTGTGA
- a CDS encoding FIST N-terminal domain-containing protein — MGSSFYSAFTHCEVVDAHEAITEAISHCLGQLAGRPAGAILLLAGAALDHQLLLDALQVQWPGVPLIGCTTDGEFSPGEGYTEDSLLLLVLGSATVAFASCSLDLAHPLGPQCQELKARQQGRSPRLGILLADALSYMGEDAMLALQEAFGQGFPLVGGASADSWTFEGNRQFHGREVLSGCAVCLLFFGDFRFGHAAETGWKPIGRTGVVTRVARNVVIDIDGRPALDFYRDLMGRDALPSVDTPTVVYDPEGHYLYLRTFLLPIDPLDGYIRYTARVPPGAQVRVALMDRDSVVGAARGAALHAREMFGPGDPGLAICFSCSARRVVLGTRAIDECASVSQVLGAGVHVVGAYFYGEICPPEAGAPSIFNNESFVVLLLA; from the coding sequence ATGGGCTCGAGCTTCTATTCGGCTTTCACGCACTGCGAAGTGGTTGACGCGCATGAAGCCATCACGGAGGCCATCAGCCACTGCCTTGGCCAGCTGGCGGGGCGGCCAGCGGGGGCCATCCTTCTGCTGGCCGGAGCCGCCCTGGACCACCAGCTCCTCCTCGATGCCCTGCAGGTCCAATGGCCGGGCGTGCCCCTCATCGGCTGCACGACCGATGGGGAGTTCTCACCGGGGGAGGGCTATACGGAGGACTCCCTCCTGCTGCTGGTGTTGGGTTCGGCCACCGTGGCGTTCGCCTCCTGCAGTCTCGACCTGGCCCACCCCCTCGGGCCCCAGTGCCAGGAGCTCAAGGCCCGGCAGCAGGGGCGGAGCCCCCGCCTGGGGATCCTCCTGGCCGACGCGCTCTCCTACATGGGGGAGGACGCCATGCTGGCCCTGCAAGAGGCCTTCGGGCAGGGCTTTCCCCTGGTGGGCGGCGCCTCTGCTGATAGCTGGACCTTCGAGGGGAACCGCCAGTTCCATGGACGGGAGGTCCTCTCGGGCTGCGCGGTCTGCCTTCTCTTCTTCGGGGACTTCCGCTTCGGCCACGCGGCGGAGACCGGATGGAAGCCCATCGGAAGGACCGGGGTGGTCACCCGCGTGGCCCGGAATGTGGTCATCGATATCGACGGACGGCCCGCCCTGGACTTCTACCGGGATCTCATGGGGCGGGATGCCCTGCCTTCGGTGGACACTCCCACCGTCGTCTATGACCCCGAGGGGCATTACCTCTATCTGAGGACCTTCCTCCTGCCTATCGATCCCCTGGATGGCTATATCCGGTACACGGCCCGGGTTCCACCGGGAGCCCAGGTCCGGGTCGCCCTGATGGACCGGGATTCGGTGGTGGGCGCGGCCCGGGGGGCGGCGCTCCACGCCCGGGAGATGTTCGGTCCCGGCGATCCGGGGCTGGCGATCTGCTTCTCCTGCTCGGCCCGCCGCGTGGTGCTCGGAACCCGGGCCATCGATGAGTGCGCCTCGGTCAGTCAGGTGCTGGGTGCAGGGGTGCACGTCGTGGGGGCCTATTTTTACGGTGAGATCTGTCCCCCGGAAGCGGGTGCCCCTTCGATCTTTAATAATGAATCATTTGTTGTTTTATTGCTCGCCTGA